A window of Tautonia plasticadhaerens contains these coding sequences:
- the aspS gene encoding aspartate--tRNA ligase has protein sequence MLKRTHSCGELTAEAIGREVVLNGWVNAYRDFGGVVFVDLRDREGLTQVVFEPEAGKDLQEAAQSLRNEWVIGVRGTVRRRLTGKENPRLKTGEIELQATALEVFNATQTPPFEIDGEANEELRLKYRFLDLRRPEMQRIVEARHRLSQTMRKAMTELGFWEIETPILGRSTPEGARDFLVPSRIHPGHFYALPQSPQLYKQLLMVAGMDRYFQIARCFRDEDLRANRQPEFTQLDIEMSFVQFEDVLETMEGLVKALAREFTGEELTTPLPRLDYHDAMERFGTDRPDLRFGMEVKDLGDLAARTEFKVFRDTVEHGRRVRGICAPGGAEKYSRKDLDALTAFAGDYGAKGLVWLKAEAEQFTGPTAKFLPAEVQSALRERFEAKAGDLLLIVADTKEVTSASLSALRHRLGRELTLYDPKSFHYSWVVRFPLFAWDAEDARFVAEHHPFTMPLPEDLHLLESEPLKVRAQAYDLVINGEEAAGGTIRCHDPNIQSMIFRHLGLSPAQAEEQFGFLLSALRYGAPPHGGMAFGLDRMVMLYSGLDNIRDVIAFPKTAKGTDLMSGAPGTVEEKQLRELHIRNR, from the coding sequence ATGCTCAAGCGGACCCACTCCTGTGGCGAATTGACGGCCGAGGCCATCGGCCGGGAGGTCGTGCTCAACGGCTGGGTGAATGCCTACCGGGATTTCGGGGGAGTCGTGTTCGTCGACCTCCGGGACCGGGAGGGCCTGACCCAGGTCGTCTTCGAGCCCGAGGCGGGCAAGGACCTCCAGGAGGCGGCCCAATCCCTCCGGAACGAGTGGGTGATCGGTGTCCGGGGGACGGTCCGCCGTCGGCTCACCGGCAAGGAGAATCCCCGGCTCAAGACGGGGGAGATCGAGCTCCAGGCCACGGCCCTGGAGGTCTTCAACGCCACTCAGACCCCGCCCTTCGAGATCGACGGCGAGGCGAACGAGGAGCTTCGCCTGAAGTACCGGTTCCTCGACCTCCGGCGGCCGGAAATGCAGCGGATCGTCGAGGCCCGGCACCGCCTCTCTCAGACGATGCGGAAGGCCATGACCGAGCTGGGCTTCTGGGAGATCGAGACGCCGATCCTCGGCCGGAGCACCCCCGAGGGGGCCCGGGACTTCCTCGTCCCCAGCCGGATCCACCCCGGCCATTTCTACGCCCTGCCCCAGAGCCCCCAGCTCTACAAGCAGCTGCTGATGGTCGCGGGGATGGATCGCTACTTCCAGATCGCCCGATGCTTCCGGGACGAGGATCTCCGGGCCAACCGCCAGCCGGAGTTCACCCAGCTCGACATCGAGATGTCGTTCGTCCAGTTCGAGGACGTCCTGGAGACGATGGAGGGCCTGGTCAAGGCCCTCGCCCGGGAGTTCACCGGGGAGGAGCTGACCACCCCCCTGCCCCGGCTCGACTACCACGACGCGATGGAGCGATTCGGCACCGACCGTCCCGACCTCCGCTTCGGCATGGAGGTCAAGGACCTCGGCGACCTCGCGGCCCGGACCGAGTTCAAGGTCTTCCGGGACACCGTCGAGCACGGCCGTCGCGTCCGGGGGATTTGTGCCCCGGGCGGCGCCGAGAAGTACAGCCGAAAGGACCTCGACGCGCTGACCGCCTTCGCCGGGGACTACGGCGCGAAGGGGCTCGTCTGGCTGAAGGCGGAGGCCGAGCAGTTCACCGGGCCGACCGCCAAGTTCCTGCCCGCCGAGGTCCAGTCGGCGCTCCGGGAACGCTTCGAGGCCAAGGCCGGGGACCTGTTGCTGATCGTGGCCGACACCAAGGAGGTGACCTCGGCTTCCCTGTCGGCGCTCCGGCACCGGCTCGGCCGGGAGCTGACGCTTTACGACCCGAAGTCGTTCCACTACTCCTGGGTCGTCCGCTTCCCGCTCTTCGCCTGGGACGCCGAGGATGCGCGGTTCGTCGCCGAGCACCACCCGTTCACGATGCCGCTGCCCGAGGACTTGCACCTGCTCGAATCCGAGCCGTTGAAGGTCCGGGCGCAGGCGTACGACCTCGTCATCAACGGTGAGGAGGCCGCCGGCGGCACGATCCGGTGTCACGACCCGAACATCCAGTCGATGATCTTCCGCCACCTGGGCCTCTCTCCGGCGCAGGCCGAGGAGCAGTTCGGCTTCCTCCTGTCGGCCCTCCGATACGGCGCCCCGCCGCACGGCGGCATGGCCTTCGGGCTCGACCGGATGGTGATGCTCTACTCCGGGCTCGACAACATCCGGGACGTCATCGCGTTCCCGAAGACCGCCAAGGGGACCGACCTGATGTCGGGCGCCCCCGGCACCGTCGAGGAGAAGCAGCTCCGGGAGCTGCACATCCGGAATCGATGA
- the groES gene encoding co-chaperone GroES, whose amino-acid sequence MATTIRPLDDRIVIKEIEAEEKTSGGIVLPDTAREKPQRGRVVAVGPGKLLDSGNRAEIGLKEGDEVLFGKYAGTEIKLNGEEIKILRESDVLAKIVG is encoded by the coding sequence ATGGCGACGACCATCCGCCCGCTCGACGACCGGATCGTGATCAAGGAGATCGAGGCCGAGGAGAAGACCTCCGGCGGCATCGTGCTGCCCGACACCGCCCGGGAGAAGCCGCAGCGGGGCCGGGTCGTGGCGGTCGGCCCCGGCAAGCTCCTGGACAGCGGCAATCGCGCCGAGATCGGCCTGAAGGAGGGCGACGAGGTCCTCTTCGGCAAGTACGCCGGCACCGAGATCAAGCTCAACGGCGAGGAGATCAAGATCCTCCGCGAGTCCGACGTGCTGGCCAAGATCGTCGGCTGA
- a CDS encoding Calx-beta domain-containing protein — translation MKGRASASSLVRRRARRVASPTAEWLEPKQLLAIFTVTSADDSGSGTLREAIQQANQTAEQDSIRFNITPQGTQTIALQSALPAITAPLTLDGTTQPGYDPSDPSPMIALDGSAAGDFADGLVFEVAAGAGASGTGSTVRGLAIGGFDGDGIILRGNGHLIQGNYIGLDPTGSLDRGNGAVGLELESSSRNTIGGTSPATRNVISGNALHGVRINALQSADATANRIIGNSIGTDASGTLAIANGAIGDGGDGINFFGGGGNTVGGPTAAERNVISGNRGHGIEFFGTSASRNTVIGNYIGTTADGSQALGNDDGGIFGLGNANTIGGTTPSVRNVISGNDGPGVSFQGGLTEGDEPVPNLVQGNYIGTDASGGNALGNVEAGVRLFTDDAIVGGAAPGAGNRIAHTRTDVFGRGAGVAIILSSKNNSILSNEIFSNSTLGIDFNQNDQVLPNDPDDADTSTDGVSNEGQNYPVIAEVSTGGGVTVIRGTLDSTPGTTFRLQFFANDQVDPSGFGEGRSFLGETTVQANAEGDAPFEVILPGQLSNSQYVSSTATDEAGNTSEFSRSVQVVPLPATDLTVSTSFSPNPATVGNAVTVSVTVTNAGPNLATGVELTDRLPVGAGFVSSADGFQPGDSGLLVAEVGSIPSGQSRTLTYVLRPGVVGTVSNDVRVSTAVIDLVPDNDAASADLIVEPEASQSVFAFAADAFNAVESDGSVRITVNRSNGDAPASVRYSIELGGSATAGSDYVDTSGVLQFAQGEFSRTFDITLYNDVAVEGPETVNLVLSEPGGDSVLALPFRATLTLLDDDPTAPPSGRFRLGAADFSAVETSPFVTVPVERVGGFEGEARVRIRTTPLSAVPGEDFEPIDFVLVFSDGDAAPKLIQIPLIDNAVYDPDRTFAVELSDPVNAPLAGPSLAVVTIVNDEPAPTPPEQQRFRFTASTFSADEDSGTVQVVIERDSPSGAASVVFRAEPGTAGTGRFVPVDMRVEFAEGETSKVVEVRLLDDDASQGPQTVLLSLTSPLGGPILGDPNAASLTILDDEIPPPPPPPVPGTIRFLGGPITVSEDAGQALVTLQRVGGSEGRITLYVVPMAGNAVPGADYDATPIPVVFEDGQTEVTISLPILDDSAIDGQKALGLFMTPPTGGASLDPIEAIVLLINDDERDLVAPTVTEMGFVGPARSPIGFSILFSEAIDPGRALDPASYTIVDTSGSGSVLAISDLSYNPDTRTVALVTASPLRLGRTYRVIVSGQGATAITDLGGNPLDPAGSVVDLSRGTQQQYRDANGDLVSLRIQGGGLLDVARPPGGDAQVVRVVPTQPGRKLVTGNVQRARGVGDGRTNIGRFEGVDPFGLVNVRLNLRQFAFGELDTSAVDAVLASSVPSTLRAARGATRR, via the coding sequence ATGAAGGGACGAGCGTCTGCATCGAGCCTCGTGCGCCGGAGAGCCCGGCGGGTCGCCTCGCCGACGGCCGAATGGCTCGAGCCGAAGCAACTGCTGGCGATCTTCACGGTGACCTCCGCCGACGACTCCGGGAGCGGCACGCTCCGGGAGGCGATCCAGCAGGCGAACCAGACCGCCGAACAGGACTCGATCCGCTTCAACATCACCCCGCAGGGGACGCAGACGATCGCCCTGCAATCGGCCCTGCCGGCCATCACCGCCCCGCTGACACTCGATGGCACGACGCAGCCGGGCTATGACCCCAGCGACCCGAGCCCGATGATCGCCCTGGACGGGTCGGCGGCCGGAGACTTCGCCGACGGCCTGGTCTTCGAGGTGGCCGCCGGGGCGGGGGCCTCGGGAACCGGTTCGACCGTCCGGGGCCTGGCCATCGGCGGCTTCGACGGCGACGGCATCATCCTCCGGGGAAACGGGCACCTGATCCAGGGCAATTACATCGGGCTCGACCCCACCGGCTCGCTGGACCGGGGGAACGGCGCGGTCGGTCTCGAACTCGAATCGAGCAGCCGGAACACGATCGGCGGCACTTCCCCCGCGACCCGGAACGTGATTTCCGGCAACGCCCTGCACGGCGTCCGAATTAACGCGCTCCAATCGGCCGATGCCACGGCGAACCGGATCATCGGCAACTCCATCGGCACCGATGCGTCCGGGACGCTCGCGATCGCCAACGGCGCGATCGGCGACGGCGGCGACGGCATCAACTTCTTTGGCGGCGGCGGCAACACGGTCGGCGGGCCGACGGCCGCCGAACGGAACGTCATCTCGGGCAACCGCGGCCACGGCATCGAGTTCTTCGGGACCTCGGCCAGCCGCAACACCGTCATCGGCAATTACATCGGCACGACCGCCGACGGCTCCCAGGCCCTCGGCAACGACGACGGGGGTATCTTCGGGCTGGGCAACGCCAATACGATCGGCGGCACGACCCCGTCCGTCCGGAATGTGATCTCGGGCAACGACGGCCCCGGCGTCAGCTTCCAGGGGGGGCTGACCGAGGGCGACGAGCCGGTCCCGAACCTCGTCCAGGGCAATTACATCGGCACCGACGCCTCCGGCGGGAACGCGCTGGGCAACGTCGAGGCCGGGGTCCGGCTCTTCACCGACGACGCGATCGTCGGCGGCGCGGCCCCCGGGGCCGGCAATCGGATCGCCCACACCCGCACGGACGTCTTCGGCCGGGGGGCCGGGGTCGCGATCATCCTCTCCAGCAAGAACAACTCGATCCTCTCCAACGAGATCTTCTCCAACAGCACCCTCGGCATCGACTTCAATCAGAACGACCAGGTCTTGCCGAATGACCCGGACGACGCCGACACGTCGACCGACGGCGTCTCCAACGAGGGGCAGAATTACCCGGTGATCGCCGAGGTCTCCACCGGGGGCGGCGTCACGGTCATCCGGGGGACGCTCGACAGCACCCCCGGCACGACCTTCCGCCTCCAGTTCTTCGCCAACGACCAGGTCGACCCGTCCGGCTTCGGCGAGGGGCGGTCCTTCCTCGGCGAGACGACGGTCCAGGCCAACGCCGAGGGCGACGCCCCGTTCGAGGTCATCCTCCCCGGCCAGTTGTCGAACTCCCAGTACGTCTCCTCCACGGCCACCGACGAGGCCGGGAACACGTCCGAATTCTCCCGGTCCGTCCAGGTCGTCCCCCTGCCGGCCACCGACCTGACCGTGTCGACCTCGTTCAGCCCCAATCCGGCGACCGTCGGCAACGCCGTGACGGTCTCCGTCACGGTGACTAACGCCGGGCCGAATCTCGCGACCGGCGTCGAGCTGACCGACCGCCTCCCCGTCGGTGCCGGCTTCGTCTCCAGCGCCGACGGCTTCCAGCCCGGCGACTCGGGCCTGCTCGTCGCCGAGGTCGGCTCCATCCCCTCGGGCCAGAGCCGGACCCTCACCTACGTCCTCCGCCCGGGAGTGGTCGGCACCGTCTCCAACGACGTCCGGGTCTCGACCGCCGTCATCGACCTGGTGCCGGACAACGACGCGGCCAGCGCCGACCTGATCGTCGAGCCTGAGGCGTCGCAGAGCGTCTTCGCCTTCGCCGCCGACGCCTTCAACGCCGTCGAGTCCGACGGCTCGGTCCGGATCACCGTCAACCGGAGCAACGGCGACGCCCCGGCCTCCGTCCGGTACTCGATCGAGCTGGGGGGCTCGGCCACCGCGGGGTCCGACTACGTCGACACCTCCGGGGTCCTCCAGTTCGCCCAGGGGGAGTTCTCCCGGACCTTCGACATCACCCTCTACAATGACGTCGCCGTCGAGGGGCCCGAGACGGTCAATTTGGTCCTCTCCGAGCCGGGCGGCGATTCGGTGCTGGCGCTCCCGTTCCGGGCCACCCTCACCCTGCTGGACGACGACCCGACTGCGCCCCCTTCGGGGCGATTCCGGCTCGGGGCCGCGGACTTCTCGGCCGTCGAGACCTCGCCGTTCGTCACAGTCCCTGTCGAGCGGGTCGGCGGCTTCGAGGGGGAGGCCCGGGTCCGGATCCGGACCACTCCCCTCTCGGCCGTCCCGGGGGAGGACTTCGAGCCGATCGACTTCGTGCTCGTCTTCTCCGACGGCGACGCCGCCCCCAAACTCATCCAGATCCCCCTGATCGACAACGCCGTCTACGACCCGGACCGGACCTTCGCCGTCGAGCTGAGCGACCCGGTCAACGCCCCGCTCGCCGGGCCGAGCCTCGCGGTGGTGACGATCGTCAACGACGAGCCCGCACCCACCCCGCCCGAACAGCAGCGCTTCCGGTTCACCGCGTCGACGTTCTCGGCCGACGAGGATTCCGGCACGGTCCAGGTGGTCATCGAGCGCGATTCCCCGTCGGGCGCCGCCTCGGTCGTCTTCCGGGCCGAGCCCGGCACCGCCGGGACCGGCCGATTCGTGCCGGTCGACATGAGGGTCGAGTTCGCCGAAGGCGAGACCTCCAAGGTCGTCGAGGTCCGACTGCTCGACGACGACGCCTCCCAGGGCCCCCAGACGGTCCTGCTCTCGCTCACGTCCCCCCTCGGGGGCCCCATCCTGGGCGACCCGAACGCCGCGTCGCTGACGATCCTCGACGACGAGATCCCCCCGCCCCCCCCGCCGCCGGTGCCCGGCACGATCCGGTTCCTGGGCGGGCCGATCACCGTCTCCGAGGACGCCGGCCAGGCCCTGGTCACCCTCCAGCGGGTCGGCGGGTCCGAAGGCCGGATCACCCTGTACGTCGTGCCGATGGCCGGGAACGCCGTCCCCGGCGCCGATTACGACGCCACCCCGATCCCGGTCGTCTTCGAGGACGGCCAGACCGAGGTCACCATCAGCCTGCCGATCCTCGACGACTCGGCGATCGACGGCCAGAAGGCGCTCGGCCTGTTCATGACCCCGCCGACCGGCGGCGCCTCGCTCGACCCGATCGAGGCGATCGTGCTGCTCATCAACGACGACGAGCGCGATCTCGTCGCGCCCACCGTCACCGAGATGGGCTTCGTCGGGCCCGCCCGCTCGCCGATCGGGTTCTCGATCCTCTTCAGCGAGGCGATCGACCCCGGCCGGGCCCTCGACCCGGCCTCCTACACGATCGTCGACACCTCGGGATCGGGCTCGGTCCTGGCGATCTCCGATCTGTCCTACAACCCCGACACCCGGACCGTCGCCCTGGTGACCGCCTCCCCGCTCCGGCTCGGCCGGACGTACCGGGTGATCGTCTCCGGCCAGGGGGCGACCGCCATCACCGACCTCGGCGGCAATCCGCTCGACCCGGCCGGATCCGTGGTCGACCTCTCCCGGGGCACCCAGCAGCAATACCGGGACGCCAATGGCGACCTCGTCTCGCTGAGGATCCAGGGCGGCGGCCTGCTCGACGTGGCCCGGCCACCCGGCGGAGATGCCCAGGTCGTCCGGGTCGTGCCGACCCAGCCCGGCCGCAAGCTCGTCACCGGCAATGTCCAGCGGGCCCGGGGCGTCGGCGACGGGCGGACCAACATCGGGCGGTTCGAGGGCGTCGACCCCTTCGGCCTGGTCAACGTCCGCCTGAACCTCCGGCAATTCGCCTTCGGCGAGCTCGACACCTCGGCCGTCGATGCGGTGCTCGCCTCCTCGGTCCCCTCGACGCTCCGGGCCGCCCGCGGGGCGACCCGGCGTTGA
- the groL gene encoding chaperonin GroEL (60 kDa chaperone family; promotes refolding of misfolded polypeptides especially under stressful conditions; forms two stacked rings of heptamers to form a barrel-shaped 14mer; ends can be capped by GroES; misfolded proteins enter the barrel where they are refolded when GroES binds), giving the protein MAKLLAYDEEARQKLASGVSKLARAVRSTLGPRGRNAVIDKGWGSPTVTKDGVTVAEEIELTDAYENMGAQLVKEAASKTSDAAGDGTTTATVLAESIFKEGLKALAAGADPMALKRGIDQAVERVVGEVKAQSKSVGGEKKQITEVATIAANGDKGVGERLADAFEKVGTDGVITVEEGKGFETEVDVVEGMQFDRGYLSPHFITDQDRMEVVLEDPYILINEEKISTPRVLVPLLEQIARANKPLLIISEDVESEALATLVVNKLRGILQVAAVKAPGYGDRRKAMLEDIATLTGGKAMFKDLGINLENVELGDLGRAAKVILTGDHTTIVEGRGSGDAIKGRTELIRREIESTDSEYDREKLQERLAKLAGGVAKINVGAATETEMKERKALVEDALHATRAAIEEGVVPGGGTTLVRAAKVLDDLKLGGDEDLGVQIVRRALEQPCRSIAENAGLDGSVVVNKIRRSSEPNFGYNAETGEWGDMFSFGVVDPAKVTRTALQNAASVSGLLLTTEAIIIEKKEKAPAGGDPHHDDHGMGGMGGMGGMGGMGGMGMM; this is encoded by the coding sequence GTGGCGAAACTGTTGGCTTACGACGAAGAAGCACGCCAGAAGCTGGCCAGCGGCGTTTCGAAGCTGGCCAGGGCCGTGCGGAGCACGCTCGGCCCCCGCGGCCGCAACGCGGTCATCGACAAGGGCTGGGGCAGCCCGACGGTGACCAAGGACGGCGTGACCGTCGCCGAGGAGATCGAGCTGACCGATGCCTACGAGAACATGGGCGCCCAGCTCGTGAAGGAGGCCGCCAGCAAGACCTCCGACGCCGCCGGGGACGGCACCACCACCGCCACCGTCCTGGCCGAGTCGATCTTCAAGGAGGGCCTGAAGGCCCTGGCCGCTGGGGCCGACCCGATGGCCCTGAAGCGCGGCATCGACCAGGCCGTCGAGCGGGTCGTCGGCGAGGTGAAGGCCCAATCCAAGAGCGTCGGCGGCGAGAAGAAGCAGATCACCGAGGTCGCCACGATCGCCGCCAACGGCGACAAGGGCGTGGGCGAGCGCCTGGCCGACGCCTTCGAGAAGGTCGGCACCGACGGCGTCATCACCGTCGAGGAGGGCAAGGGCTTCGAGACCGAGGTCGACGTCGTCGAGGGCATGCAGTTCGACCGCGGCTACCTCAGCCCGCACTTCATCACCGACCAGGACCGCATGGAGGTCGTCCTCGAAGATCCGTACATCCTCATCAATGAGGAGAAGATCAGCACCCCCCGCGTGCTCGTCCCGCTGCTGGAGCAGATCGCCCGGGCCAACAAGCCGCTGCTGATCATCTCCGAGGACGTCGAGAGCGAGGCCCTGGCGACCCTGGTCGTCAACAAGCTCCGGGGCATCCTCCAGGTGGCCGCCGTGAAGGCCCCCGGCTACGGCGACCGCCGCAAGGCGATGCTCGAGGACATCGCCACGCTGACCGGCGGCAAGGCGATGTTCAAGGACCTCGGGATCAACCTGGAGAACGTCGAGCTGGGCGACCTCGGCCGGGCCGCCAAGGTCATCCTCACCGGCGACCACACGACGATCGTCGAGGGCCGGGGCTCGGGCGACGCCATCAAGGGCCGCACCGAGCTGATCCGCCGCGAGATCGAGTCGACCGACTCGGAGTATGACCGCGAGAAGCTCCAGGAGCGGCTCGCCAAACTCGCCGGCGGCGTGGCCAAGATCAACGTCGGCGCCGCGACCGAGACGGAGATGAAGGAGCGCAAGGCCCTCGTCGAGGACGCCCTGCACGCCACCCGGGCCGCGATCGAGGAAGGGGTCGTCCCCGGCGGCGGCACCACCCTGGTCCGGGCCGCCAAGGTCCTCGACGACCTGAAGCTCGGCGGCGACGAGGACCTCGGCGTCCAGATCGTCCGACGCGCCCTTGAGCAGCCCTGCCGCTCGATCGCCGAGAACGCCGGCCTCGACGGCTCGGTCGTCGTCAACAAGATCCGACGCTCCAGCGAGCCCAACTTCGGCTACAACGCCGAGACCGGCGAGTGGGGTGACATGTTCTCCTTCGGCGTCGTCGACCCGGCGAAGGTGACCCGCACGGCCTTGCAGAACGCCGCGTCGGTCTCCGGACTCCTCCTGACGACCGAGGCGATCATCATCGAGAAGAAGGAGAAGGCCCCCGCCGGCGGCGACCCCCACCATGACGATCACGGCATGGGTGGTATGGGCGGCATGGGAGGAATGGGTGGTATGGGCGGCATGGGTATGATGTAA
- a CDS encoding alpha/beta hydrolase has product MPTRSLSLAWPILLLTVTMSARATCQAAEPVELRLWPGDAPGATGDEPTDVPTITVYQADPATSTGAAIVICPGGGYGALAMDHEGHQVARWLNSIGITGVILKYRLGSSGYRHPVMLTDAQRAIRTVRQEADAWGIDPARVGVLGFSAGGHLASTVGTHFDAGDPDAADPVDRQGSRPDLMILGYPVVALATEYAHGGSKRNLLGEDPPEELVESLSNERMVTPETPPTFLVHTNEDEGVPAENSLLFVLSLREAGVPVEFHLFEGGRHGLGLGNGLPDLGIGPDTAFSAWPGLCQAWLGKHGFLDRK; this is encoded by the coding sequence ATGCCGACACGATCCCTCTCCCTCGCATGGCCGATACTGCTGCTCACGGTGACGATGAGTGCCCGGGCGACCTGCCAGGCCGCCGAGCCGGTCGAACTTCGCCTCTGGCCCGGGGACGCCCCCGGTGCGACGGGGGACGAGCCCACCGACGTCCCCACGATCACCGTCTATCAGGCCGACCCCGCCACCTCGACCGGCGCCGCGATCGTCATCTGCCCGGGAGGGGGCTACGGCGCCCTGGCGATGGACCACGAGGGGCACCAGGTCGCCCGGTGGCTCAACTCGATCGGCATCACCGGGGTGATCCTCAAGTACCGCCTCGGCTCCTCGGGGTATCGCCACCCGGTCATGCTGACCGACGCCCAGAGGGCCATCCGGACCGTCCGGCAGGAGGCCGACGCCTGGGGCATCGACCCGGCCCGGGTCGGCGTCCTCGGCTTCTCGGCCGGGGGACACCTCGCCTCGACCGTCGGCACCCACTTCGATGCCGGCGATCCCGACGCCGCCGACCCCGTCGACCGCCAGGGCAGCCGCCCCGACCTGATGATTTTGGGCTATCCCGTCGTCGCGCTCGCTACCGAGTACGCCCACGGCGGCTCGAAGCGGAACCTCCTCGGCGAGGATCCCCCCGAGGAGCTGGTCGAGTCGCTCTCGAATGAGCGGATGGTCACCCCCGAGACGCCTCCCACCTTCCTCGTCCACACGAACGAGGACGAGGGCGTCCCCGCAGAGAACAGCCTGCTCTTCGTCCTGTCCCTGCGGGAGGCCGGCGTGCCCGTCGAATTCCACCTGTTCGAGGGAGGCCGACACGGCCTCGGCCTCGGCAACGGGCTCCCCGACCTCGGCATCGGCCCCGACACCGCCTTCTCCGCCTGGCCCGGCCTGTGCCAGGCCTGGCTCGGCAAGCACGGTTTCCTCGATCGGAAGTAA
- a CDS encoding NUDIX hydrolase produces the protein MIEPWRVERSVVTYRDRWLTVRSDDCRTVAGQEIAPYHVLEHSTWLNVVALTPEGRIVLVTEYRHGSGEVLTGLPSGTMDPTDPDAEAASRRELLEETGYGGGVFVPLGRYPANPANQTNDVTPFLAVGVEKIGEQELDHTEEIAVSTEDFAEWFGLLCRMRLRVQVSHVATAMLAARVVGSGEIPGLGDLPDRLRDAWAR, from the coding sequence ATGATCGAGCCCTGGCGCGTCGAGCGTTCGGTGGTCACCTACCGGGACCGCTGGCTGACCGTCCGCAGCGACGACTGCCGGACGGTCGCCGGCCAGGAGATCGCGCCCTACCACGTCCTGGAACATTCGACCTGGCTGAACGTCGTCGCCCTCACCCCCGAAGGGCGAATCGTCCTCGTGACCGAGTATCGACACGGCTCGGGGGAGGTCCTGACGGGCCTCCCCTCCGGGACGATGGACCCGACCGATCCCGACGCCGAGGCCGCCTCCCGCCGCGAACTCCTCGAGGAGACCGGCTATGGGGGCGGCGTCTTCGTGCCGCTCGGGCGCTATCCCGCCAATCCCGCGAACCAGACGAACGACGTCACGCCCTTCTTGGCGGTCGGGGTGGAGAAAATCGGCGAGCAGGAGCTCGACCACACCGAGGAGATCGCCGTCTCCACCGAGGACTTCGCCGAGTGGTTCGGCCTCCTCTGCCGGATGAGGCTGCGGGTGCAGGTGTCCCACGTGGCGACGGCGATGCTGGCGGCCCGGGTGGTGGGGTCGGGGGAGATCCCGGGCCTCGGCGACCTCCCCGACCGGCTTCGCGACGCCTGGGCCCGCTGA
- a CDS encoding carboxylesterase family protein — protein MPIVALVVTLAAVLTAPVSTAIQDSQSRQQEKSFEKEITVTVSLDYLLYLPEDYEDSDEDFPLLLFLHGGGESGDDLQEVKAHGPPKRIEAGEEYPFIVVSPQSPGRGWDPQALSALLDEVVATYRVDEDRVFLTGLSMGGFGTWALAAADPDRFAAIAPICGGGDPRAADRLKDLPIWVFHGAKDEVVPLAASERMVDALEELGADVKFTVYPEAGHDSWTETYDDPGLYEWMLGHSRVDSGGE, from the coding sequence ATGCCCATCGTCGCGCTCGTCGTCACGCTCGCCGCCGTATTGACCGCACCCGTCTCGACCGCGATCCAGGACTCCCAGTCCAGGCAGCAGGAGAAATCGTTCGAGAAGGAAATCACGGTCACGGTGTCGCTGGACTATCTCCTGTACTTGCCCGAGGACTACGAGGATTCGGACGAGGACTTCCCGCTCCTGCTGTTTTTGCATGGCGGGGGGGAGTCGGGGGATGACCTCCAGGAGGTGAAGGCCCACGGCCCGCCGAAGCGGATCGAGGCCGGGGAGGAGTACCCCTTCATCGTCGTCTCCCCCCAGAGTCCCGGCCGGGGATGGGATCCCCAGGCGCTCTCGGCCCTGCTCGATGAGGTCGTGGCCACCTACCGGGTGGACGAGGACCGCGTCTTCCTGACCGGGCTGAGCATGGGGGGATTCGGCACCTGGGCGCTGGCCGCCGCCGACCCGGATCGCTTCGCCGCCATCGCCCCGATCTGCGGCGGTGGCGACCCGAGGGCGGCCGATCGGCTGAAGGACCTCCCCATCTGGGTGTTCCACGGCGCGAAGGATGAGGTCGTGCCGCTGGCCGCCTCCGAGCGGATGGTCGACGCGCTCGAGGAACTCGGGGCCGACGTCAAATTCACCGTTTATCCCGAGGCCGGGCACGACTCGTGGACCGAGACATACGACGATCCCGGGCTGTACGAATGGATGCTCGGCCATTCCCGGGTGGACTCGGGCGGGGAATGA